From a single Xyrauchen texanus isolate HMW12.3.18 chromosome 26, RBS_HiC_50CHRs, whole genome shotgun sequence genomic region:
- the sdc2 gene encoding syndecan-2: protein MRNLWMILTLGFTVFLSGERIAVSAAKSPSTTDDLYLEDAGSGGYPEDDDDFSSGSGSGTGDEIEEAATVNTLFIVPKAEPTQDSTKDFTPKVETSSARDVPIDKKKRVKTEPPVLATEDSRRNPVTSTTSLPRSPLDPLNVQSENLFQRTEVLAAVIAGGVIGFLFAIFLILLLVYRMRKKDEGSYDLGERKPSGAAYQKAPTKEFYA from the exons ATAGCGGTCTCAGCGGCCAAATCCCCCTCCACAACCGATGACTTATACCTGGAGGACGCCGGATCAGGAGGTTACCCCGAAGATGATGATGACTTCAGCTCTGGATCAGGATCAG GAACTGGAGATGAGATCGAGGAAGCTGCCACAGTAAACACATTGTTCATCGTGCCTAAAGCAGAGCCCACACAGGACTCAACCAAAGACTTCACACCGAAAGTGGAGACATCTTCCGCCCGCGATGTCCCCATAGACAAAAAGAAACGAGTTAAGACAGAG CCCCCAGTTCTTGCTACAGAGGACTCGCGCAGAAACCCAGTCACAAGCACCACCAGCCTCCCTCGATCCCCATTGGATCCCCTAAATGTCCAGTCTGAAAATCTCTTCCAGAGGACAGAGGTTTTGGCAG CTGTCATTGCGGGCGGAGTTATCGGCTTCCTCTTCGCAATCTTCCTCATCCTCCTTTTGGTGTACCGCATGAGGAAGAAGGACGAAGGCAGCTACGACCTCGGCGAAAGGAAGCCCTCTGGTGCAGCTTATCAAAAAGCTCCCACTAAGGAGTTTTATGCATAG